One region of Pseudomonas alvandae genomic DNA includes:
- a CDS encoding CS1 type fimbrial major subunit, translated as MFKTLACPLAVAALTLPWAPAWGAVERETFELYVTIPTVEFFVLPLDPQLVQREQRLPFNTIINDLSPLRATYEVKNTNGSIDARLGEEAYLSNGRERIDLRVRFNGVELTLDSAQVVSASEARPGRQVPLEIAAIRPDDDYKPGDYYGTVHMVFDAVAP; from the coding sequence ATGTTCAAGACACTGGCATGCCCTCTCGCCGTCGCCGCGCTGACCTTGCCCTGGGCCCCGGCCTGGGGCGCGGTCGAGCGGGAAACCTTCGAGCTCTACGTGACCATCCCCACGGTCGAGTTCTTTGTGTTGCCGCTCGACCCGCAGTTGGTCCAGCGCGAACAGCGCTTGCCCTTCAACACGATCATCAATGACCTCAGTCCGCTGCGCGCGACCTACGAGGTGAAAAATACCAACGGTTCCATCGACGCCCGCCTCGGGGAGGAGGCGTATCTGTCCAACGGCCGCGAACGCATCGACCTGCGGGTGAGGTTCAACGGCGTCGAATTGACCTTGGATTCGGCCCAGGTGGTATCGGCCAGCGAGGCCCGGCCAGGACGCCAGGTCCCGTTGGAAATCGCCGCCATCCGGCCCGATGACGACTACAAGCCCGGCGATTACTACGGCACGGTACACATGGTGTTCGATGCCGTTGCGCCTTAA